The DNA segment TTTTAATCATTATTATACCTCATCTATTAAATTTTAATATATTAAAGAAAATTTAATTAAACTAAACTTTAAAAATTTTCTATTATGTTATTAGTTATGACAAGATATAATATTTAAAAATAACTAAAAAAATAAAAAAAGTAGATGAATTTAATATTCATCTTCATCATTTTTTCTTACATATCCAACAAGGAATATAGCGATTAATGCAATAACTGCAATAATTACAAATATCGGCATGCTGGATTCAGTTGAACTTGCAGATTTGGAAGCTGATTTGTCTGAAAGTTCATATGCTTTAGCACCGCCTGCACTTTCTCCTCCAGAAGATGCGTCCTGTGAACTTTGTGAATCTGCACTTGATTTTGCATCACCTGAAGCAGATGGTTCATTACCAAATGCAGTTTGACCTCCGGCATTTGAACCGTCAGATTGTGATTGCTGTGAAGTACTGTTTGACAATACATTTGCATTTTTATTGCCCTCTTCACCTTCGGAAGCTGCACCATTATTATTTCCTTTACTTCCCTGTTTATCAAAGTCCTGGTCCATTTTATATAATGGGTCAGTATTTGTTGCCTGAGCAAGAATTTCTGCGAATTTTTGCTTTTCAGCAGGAGTTAAGGAACTTAACTGGATGATTTCTGAATTCCATGCAAGATTCTTACATGTGTGGTGACAACATGCAACACCATACTTATTAACAGAATCCATATAATCATCAACCAGATCTTTTACGGTTTTTGCATCAGCCTGCCAGATTCCCTGCTGAGCCATATAAATCAGCCATGCAGTTGAAGACTGAGCACCGGCAGCTAACTGAGAATTGGTAACTCCGGAGTTAATATTATGCATAGTTTTAGCCAGCTGGTTACCAAGCTCTCTATTTAATTTTCCACCACCTATTACAGTACTTGCATAGAAGTTCTGGAATCTGGACGCATATGCGTTCATTCCTGCAGGAGAGTTTACCAATGCATTAATATACTGCGGATTTAACAGGATACTTCTAACTTCAAAGTCAATTTCTTCCTGATAAGTCCTTGAAATATAGTTGTTTTTGTTCCTGATATCAAAAAATGATGTGTCAGGTCTTTCCTTACCTGATTGTTCTTTTAATACGCTTGCAGCATTATACAAACCGCCGAACCAATCATAGTAATCGTCTGAATCAAACAATCTCCAGGAACTGTCAAAGTTTTGAGTAATTACATCAACCTTATCAAGCAAGTATTTGTAGTTTTCCTTTTGATTGTTGACTACAACATTTCCTTTTGCATCAAGAGTCCATGAATAGGACACTTTGCTTAAATAAATGTCCATTGCATACTCGTTAACTGAAGCAATATCCCAGTCTGCAGTGTTTGGAATAAGATTTGACATACCGGTTCCCTCTAATACATTACCCGGAAGACCAAATAACCTATCCAACATCGGATTTTCAGCATAATGTTTTTTAACATAATTATTTGTTTCATCCTCTCCTGTAGCATTCAGAGCCAGACTGACTGAAGTCAACATCCATGTAATCCAATCCTTATTGTTTGTAACCATACTTGCAAATACGTCAATTCTAGGTCTGTTTAAAACTGTGCCGTTACTTAGAGTTACTTTCAGTTCATCCAAAGGCAATTGTTCCACGCCTAAAACCTTTCCGTTATCTGCCCATACAGGTTTACATCCTAAAAGATACATGAACTCGGCAACACCGATTCCTTCAGTTCTTGAAATTTCAGTACCCCATAAGATTAATGAAGTAAGTTCCGGCCATTTGCCGTGCTGTTCATAATAGTTTGCCAAAAGCATGTTGACTATTGTTACAGCAGATTCGTATGCAGCATAAGAAGGCATTCTTGTAGGGTCGGAAGCATAACCGTCATATCCTGTAGGTATTGAATCACCATAGGAAGGGTCTGCAAATAATCCTGATTTTACATAACGACCGCCTAATGCAAGTAAAATTGCATTCCATTCATTATTCCTTTGAATATTGGCAATGATGTCTTCACAGTAGGAAGTTGAATTATATAATGCTGTGCCTTTCCTGATACCGTACTCCCTGTTCAAATCCTCTGCGGAAGTGCCGTTGACAAGGCGGGAAACATAAGTATTCAGGAAGTTCTTGACTGTATCGACCTGTTTGGAATACTTGAAATTCTTCTGCATATCCTTATAGAAATCCAGTTCCTTCAAATTAGGATAAAGGAATTCAACCAACTGATTATAAATCTTGGTCTGGGAAGTTACAATTGTAATAACCTCTTCAGTTAATTCATAACCTGTCAGTACTTTTCCGAGAGTATGAAGACCGAATGTATTGAAGTCATCTTCCATTGAATCAAGATAATGGTGCAAATCGTCAATCCAGTCCTGGAATGTTTCATTGTCTTTTGAGAAATTTCTGAAACCCAGTTCAGGTGCCAATTCAAGAATCAGTTTTTTATATGATTCTGCATTGGAAGTCACGTTAAGACTTAGCTGTTCCTTATAGTAATTGATGTAATTTTTTAATGTAGTATAATTACCATATAACTCGGATGAAACCATTGCAGGAGTCATGTGAGTAATCAGCAATGCGGAACTTCTATCCCTTGCAACCATTGCCTCACCAGGGTTGGATACAATATACGGATATACTGTAGGAATCAGTGACAATTCGAATGTCCAGTCTCCAGGAAATGCACCAAGGTTAATACCAGGCAGCCATTCAAGAGTTCCGTGAGTTCCCATACTTACAATAGCATTGATTTTAGCTGTTTTTTCCATCCATTTGTAGAATGAAACATACTGCTGATGCGGCGGGATAACAAGGCTGTGGTAATCCTGAACTTCCTCCCAACCTCTACTTGGCTGGAAAGTAATGAAGACATTACCGAACCATACTCCAGGAATTACAATATATTTATTTTTATAAACCATTGCAGGACCTAAATTGTCTCCCCAATACCCAATCAGTTTATTGTACAGGTCATCCCTGATATCTGAAGTCAGATGCTCAAAGTCTTCAAGTGAAATTAACTGATGATGCTTCATAAGCATATCCCAGTTCTCTTCAACATACTTTTCAAGCAAACCGCTTGCCCATGAACCCTTATTGTTCATGTCAAATATGATTTGGGTTAAATTGTATAATGAAATCAGATTAACATAGCTTCCGTTTATTTTGTAACCTGTGGAAGTGTTGAGAAGGACTTCAAAGGTGTTGTTGTAATAATTTGAATAAAGGAAGTTACCGCCAACATCATATCCCTGAAGAGCCAGCTGGATAATCAGTTCATATGCACTTGAAAATACATCCAGATATGATGCACCAATCTCTGCCTTACCCGGCGGATAATTATAAAGCATTATAGCTACCTTTTTATCGGAATTGTTCAGGTCATGCAAATCAGCCCATTTACAGTTCAATTGGACCATCTTGTCTACACCGTCCTGAATTACATGGGACTTACCTAGACTGTCCACCCAGGATAATGCAACCTGACCGAATACTCCTTCAAAACTTGGATAAGTAACCATATATGTCCATTCAACTTGAGGTCCCAATTCACTGTTGTAACTGTATTCTGATATTTCAACAATTCCTTTCAGTACATGAAGGTCAATGTCAGTCAAATCAGGTTCTGCAGTACCATTGGCATAGTCCAAAGACCAGCTGCATAATGAATTTACAGCAGAAATGCCCACAGTTGAAATATTATTGATTTTATTTAATATTGAAGACATAGGAGGTTGAGTACCAGTTTTAAATACGTTAAATGCTGGTCTGCCGTTAGCTTCATAACCTCTAATTAATGCATCAGAAACCTCTTCACCACCATAATAGGAAGCAATAGCTATGAATGATTTGGTAGGATGGAATTTAGCAATGTAATCGCTTTCAAATTGTTTGAATAATTTTGTAGGGTCTAAAACATTTGTCAACCATACCACATAATTTTCAGTCATCCAGTTTAAACTACCGTCACTGCTGTGAGTATAACCAGGATTTTCACGAATCCACTGATTAATAAGCTTTCCTTCAGGAACCAGGGTGTACATACCTAAATCCGGATGGTAAAATCCGCATTCAGGAGACATTAACGGAGCATTATTCTCATCGAGTGTTGGATCATCATATTTTGAGGGATCAATTATGTAATAAACATAATCCAAATAATTTTTCATATTGCTTAGAAGAATATCTGACTGTTCAATATCACGGGCTTGGAAATATGAACCTATGTAAGTGTTTTCTATAGTATCGAAAGTATTATTGGCAGGAGAAGCTCCTACAATATGAATTCCAGTGTTATTTAATATCTGTTTTGAAAAGACACTGAAAGTATATGCAACGTTGTATTTTGCATTAGCAGGAGATTTTGCAAGGAGTTCCTTTAAATATTGTCCTGTCAAAACGCTGTATGCCGATTCTGAAAACATGTCAATGTGCATATAATTGGCATATTCAACCAGCCATGCCCTGGACTTGTCGAAATCAGTTGTACTGATATAGGCAACCCTTCGGGACATGTTCATCAATATGTCAACCTTTTCATTGTGGGAGTTATAATCCACCAAAAGCAGAATATCCGGAACAAACATCAAACCCTTAATATCAACAGTTCCTGATTTTTTAGAAAAATCAATTGGATCCAATTTAATTGGCTCATATGTTGAATAAGAAATCTCCAAATAGTATTTTGATGATCCCAGATTTTTTATTACTGCATTACCATTGGCATCTGTTTTATGTGTTGAAATTAATTTATTTGAAGAATCAAAAACTTTAATTGTAGCTCCCGCTAAATTAAAACCGTCTTCATCCCAAGTATTGCTAGTTTTATTATAGGCATCCTTAACATTGACAACATTAATTACATTATTTGTTGCTTCAATCTTTTGACCCTCTGAGTTAGCAGCTTGGATTTCATTAATTTCAGCACTGCTGTGCGTTATTTCTTCATGTTCTGTAGGAACACTTA comes from the uncultured Methanobrevibacter sp. genome and includes:
- a CDS encoding cobaltochelatase subunit CobN; its protein translation is MFNYNNLKGGENTVKLNNLVIFALIISVLLLFSAGTVFAGNNETISDVVSVPTEHEEITHSSAEINEIQAANSEGQKIEATNNVINVVNVKDAYNKTSNTWDEDGFNLAGATIKVFDSSNKLISTHKTDANGNAVIKNLGSSKYYLEISYSTYEPIKLDPIDFSKKSGTVDIKGLMFVPDILLLVDYNSHNEKVDILMNMSRRVAYISTTDFDKSRAWLVEYANYMHIDMFSESAYSVLTGQYLKELLAKSPANAKYNVAYTFSVFSKQILNNTGIHIVGASPANNTFDTIENTYIGSYFQARDIEQSDILLSNMKNYLDYVYYIIDPSKYDDPTLDENNAPLMSPECGFYHPDLGMYTLVPEGKLINQWIRENPGYTHSSDGSLNWMTENYVVWLTNVLDPTKLFKQFESDYIAKFHPTKSFIAIASYYGGEEVSDALIRGYEANGRPAFNVFKTGTQPPMSSILNKINNISTVGISAVNSLCSWSLDYANGTAEPDLTDIDLHVLKGIVEISEYSYNSELGPQVEWTYMVTYPSFEGVFGQVALSWVDSLGKSHVIQDGVDKMVQLNCKWADLHDLNNSDKKVAIMLYNYPPGKAEIGASYLDVFSSAYELIIQLALQGYDVGGNFLYSNYYNNTFEVLLNTSTGYKINGSYVNLISLYNLTQIIFDMNNKGSWASGLLEKYVEENWDMLMKHHQLISLEDFEHLTSDIRDDLYNKLIGYWGDNLGPAMVYKNKYIVIPGVWFGNVFITFQPSRGWEEVQDYHSLVIPPHQQYVSFYKWMEKTAKINAIVSMGTHGTLEWLPGINLGAFPGDWTFELSLIPTVYPYIVSNPGEAMVARDRSSALLITHMTPAMVSSELYGNYTTLKNYINYYKEQLSLNVTSNAESYKKLILELAPELGFRNFSKDNETFQDWIDDLHHYLDSMEDDFNTFGLHTLGKVLTGYELTEEVITIVTSQTKIYNQLVEFLYPNLKELDFYKDMQKNFKYSKQVDTVKNFLNTYVSRLVNGTSAEDLNREYGIRKGTALYNSTSYCEDIIANIQRNNEWNAILLALGGRYVKSGLFADPSYGDSIPTGYDGYASDPTRMPSYAAYESAVTIVNMLLANYYEQHGKWPELTSLILWGTEISRTEGIGVAEFMYLLGCKPVWADNGKVLGVEQLPLDELKVTLSNGTVLNRPRIDVFASMVTNNKDWITWMLTSVSLALNATGEDETNNYVKKHYAENPMLDRLFGLPGNVLEGTGMSNLIPNTADWDIASVNEYAMDIYLSKVSYSWTLDAKGNVVVNNQKENYKYLLDKVDVITQNFDSSWRLFDSDDYYDWFGGLYNAASVLKEQSGKERPDTSFFDIRNKNNYISRTYQEEIDFEVRSILLNPQYINALVNSPAGMNAYASRFQNFYASTVIGGGKLNRELGNQLAKTMHNINSGVTNSQLAAGAQSSTAWLIYMAQQGIWQADAKTVKDLVDDYMDSVNKYGVACCHHTCKNLAWNSEIIQLSSLTPAEKQKFAEILAQATNTDPLYKMDQDFDKQGSKGNNNGAASEGEEGNKNANVLSNSTSQQSQSDGSNAGGQTAFGNEPSASGDAKSSADSQSSQDASSGGESAGGAKAYELSDKSASKSASSTESSMPIFVIIAVIALIAIFLVGYVRKNDEDEY